The following are encoded together in the Zingiber officinale cultivar Zhangliang chromosome 8A, Zo_v1.1, whole genome shotgun sequence genome:
- the LOC122008085 gene encoding 11-beta-hydroxysteroid dehydrogenase B-like, with translation MDLVGSILNFVVPPASMVMLAFAWPTLSFIHALEWFFKTLNRDNMENKVVLITGASSAIGEQLAYEYARRKANLVLVARREHRLWGISDNARLLGAKHVLVMAADVVKEEECRRFIYDTINYFGHLHHLVNTASLGHNFYLEEATDPSVFPHMMDINFWGNVYPTYVALPFLRQTRGRILVNASMESWLPMPKMSLFAAAKAAVINFYETLRLEVRDEVGITIATHGWVGDDINRRNFMLEEGTEIHWKEERDQVATSGGHVEELAKLMVAGACRGDAYVKRPSWHDVFLLYRAFAPDVLNWTFRLLLSDHGAKPTAPRSQPIEAAGSPPRRAIAFSPASPPPPQQIAK, from the exons ATGGATCTTGTGGGCAGCATCCTCAACTTTGTGGTGCCTCCGGCAAGCATGGTGATGCTGGCCTTCGCATGGCCAACGCTCTCCTTCATCCACGCCCTCGAGTGGTTCTTCAAGACATTGAACAGGGACAACATGGAGAACAAGGTCGTTCTCATCACCGGAGCTTCTTCCGCAATAGGAGAG CAATTAGCGTACGAGTACGCAAGGAGGAAAGCAAACCTGGTGTTGGTCGCAAGGAGGGAACACCGACTCTGGGGAATCAGCGACAACGCTAGACTGCTGGGTGCCAAGCATGTCCTTGTCATGGCTGCAGATGTTGTCAAGGAAGAGGAGTGCAGAAGATTCATTTATGATACTATAAACTACTTTGGCCACT TGCATCACCTTGTCAACACTGCGAGCTTGGGGCATAATTTCTACCTTGAGGAGGCCACTGACCCTTCGGTTTTCCCCCATATGATG GATATTAATTTCTGGGGCAATGTATATCCGACGTATGTTGCCCTGCCGTTCTTGAGGCAAACACGCGGTCGAATCCTCGTCAATGCGTCCATGGAGAGCTGGCTTCCCATGCCCAAGATGAGCCTCTTTGCA GCGGCGAAGGCGGCGGTGATAAATTTCTACGAGACGTTAAGGCTGGAGGTGAGAGATGAAGTGGGCATCACGATCGCAACCCATGGATGGGTCGGCGACGACATCAACAGGAGAAACTTCATGCTGGAGGAGGGAACAGAGATTCACTGGAAAGAAGAGAGAGATCAG GTGGCTACGAGCGGAGGGcatgtggaggagttggcgaagTTGATGGTGGCCGGGGCTTGCCGTGGTGATGCCTACGTGAAGCGTCCGAGCTGGCACGACGTCTTCCTTCTCTACCGTGCCTTCGCTCCGGACGTGCTTAATTGGACCTTCCGGTTGTTACTCTCCGACCACGGAGCCAAGCCAACGGCCCCCAGATCGCAGCCGATTGAGGCAGCAGGATCGCCTCCTCGGAGGGCGATCGCCTTCTCCCCTGCTTCACCGCCGCCGCCACAGCAGATTGCCAAATAG
- the LOC122008083 gene encoding beta-carotene hydroxylase 2, chloroplastic-like — translation MAVAASISCRLPHGISGDGCLLVFRPLPARIPCGAASSRRPFRTRSTAVRFVLKEVDREEGSNGGGYVKLGEALIKGDEEAKETEELRIASDRRPAERKARKEAERRTYLIAAVMSSLGITSMAVAAVYYRFTWHMEGGEVPATEMFGTFALSVGAAVGMEFWARWAHRALWHASLWHMHESHHRPRDGPFELNDVFAIINAVPAISLMAYGFFNRGLLPGLCFGAGLGITLFGMAYMFVHDGLVHRRFPVGPIANVPYFRRVAAAHQIHHMDKFEGVPYGLFLGPKELEEVDGLEELEKEIVRRNKLYNSSN, via the exons ATGGCGGTCGCCGCTTCAATCTCCTGCCGATTGCCTCACGGAATCTCCGGCGACGGTTGCCTTCTCGTCTTTCGCCCGCTCCCCGCTCGGATCCCCTGCGGCGCGGCTTCCTCCCGCCGGCCGTTCCGGACGAGATCCACCGCGGTGCGTTTTGTGCTTAAGGAGGTGGATAGGGAGGAGGGGAGTAATGGGGGTGGCTACGTTAAGCTGGGCGAGGCTCTGATTAAGGGGGACGAGGAGGCGAAAGAAACAGAGGAGCTGCGAATTGCTTCGGACCGTCGGCCGGCGGAGAGAAAGGCGAGGAAAGAGGCGGAACGTCGGACGTACCTGATCGCGGCGGTGATGTCCAGCCTCGGCATCACCTCCATGGCGGTCGCAGCCGTCTACTACCGGTTCACCTGGCATATGGAG GGAGGAGAGGTTCCGGCGACGGAGATGTTCGGGACGTTCGCTCTCTCCGTCGGCGCGGCG GTGGGAATGGAGTTCTGGGCGCGTTGGGCGCACCGGGCGCTGTGGCACGCCTCGCTGTGGCACATGCACGAGTCGCACCACCGACCCCGCGACGGCCCCTTCGAGCTCAACGACGTCTTCGCCATCATCAACGCCGTCCCCGCTATCTCCCTGATGGCCTACGGCTTCTTCAACCGCGGGCTCCTTCCCGGCCTATGCTTTGGCGCT GGCCTCGGGATTACGCTGTTCGGAATGGCCTACATGTTCGTCCACGACGGGCTGGTCCACCGCCGATTCCCGGTGGGCCCCATCGCCAACGTGCCCTACTTTCGCCGGGTGGCCGCTGCCCACCAG ATCCACCACATGGACAAGTTCGAGGGGGTGCCTTACGGACTGTTCTTGGGCCCCAAG GAGCTGGAGGAGGTGGATGGCCTGGAGGAGCTAGAGAAGGAGATAGTCAGGAGAAATAAACTCTACAACAGCTCCAATTAA
- the LOC122008084 gene encoding transcription repressor OFP8-like, whose product MGTNSFRRRSSGLLSLRLGCGVCSDSKSVSVSAAKLTSQARTGATEESSADTTLTVAAAILSSSSSDGDEEDSTGPVLASASKPASVSELLRQLGELEQSGAGWRGGGSRSENLGIEDSEVVVKETADPMGEFRRSMLHMIVEKEIVGGAELGELLRRFLALNSPQYHVVILRAFSEIWEDVFAGYERTPDLLRRISSDKLQSTYK is encoded by the coding sequence ATGGGGACGAACTCGTTCAGGAGGCGGAGCAGCGGCTTGCTCTCTCTCCGCTTAGGCTGCGGAGTCTGCTCCGACTCCAAGTCCGTCTCTGTGTCGGCCGCTAAGCTCACCTCGCAGGCGCGGACCGGTGCCACCGAGGAATCCTCCGCTGACACCACGCTCACCGTCGCTGCCGCCATATTGTCCTCCTCCTCTTCCGACGGCGACGAGGAGGATAGTACCGGGCCGGTGCTTGCGTCCGCCAGCAAGCCGGCGAGCGTCTCCGAGTTGCTCCGCCAGCTAGGCGAGCTGGAGCAGAGCGGCGCGGGCTGGAGAGGGGGCGGCTCGAGGAGCGAGAACCTCGGAATCGAAGACAGCGAGGTGGTGGTGAAGGAGACGGCGGACCCGATGGGCGAGTTCCGGAGGTCGATGCTGCACATGATCGTGGAGAAGGAGATCGTGGGCGGCGCGGAGCTGGGGGAGTTACTCCGCCGCTTCCTGGCTCTCAACTCGCCGCAGTACCACGTCGTCATCCTCCGCGCCTTCTCAGAGATATGGGAGGACGTGTTCGCCGGGTACGAACGGACGCCGGATCTCCTGCGCCGGATCTCCTCTGACAAGTTGCAATCGACCTACAAGTAA